The following proteins are encoded in a genomic region of Arachis ipaensis cultivar K30076 chromosome B02, Araip1.1, whole genome shotgun sequence:
- the LOC107625987 gene encoding 4-hydroxy-tetrahydrodipicolinate synthase, chloroplastic translates to IDHFDLVNKQIENGVEGIIVGGTTGEGQLMSWDEHIMLIGHTVNCFGSKIKVVGNTGSNSTREAIHASEQGFAVGMHAALHINPYYGKTSLDGMISHFESVISMGPTIIYNVPSRTGQDIPPHVIQTLAQSATLAGVKECVGNDRIKQYTDDGIVVWSGNDDQCHDARWGYGATGVISVTSNLVPGLMRDIMFAGKNPTLNSKLLPLMDWLFQEPNPIGLNTALAQLGVVRPVFRLPYVPLPAEKRIEFVNLVKQIGREHFVGDKDVQVLDDDDFILVGRY, encoded by the coding sequence ATTGATCATTTTGATTTGGTGAACAAGCAAATTGAAAACGGTGTAGAAGGTATTATTGTTGGTGGCACAACTGGTGAAGGCCAATTAATGAGCTGGGATGAACACATCATGCTTATCGGGCACACGGTCAATTGTTTTGGCAGTAAAATCAAGGTTGTTGGTAACACCGGAAGTAACTCCACGAGGGAAGCAATCCATGCCAGTGAGCAGGGTTTTGCAGTTGGAATGCATGCTGCCCTTCATATAAACCCTTACTACGGCAAAACCTCCCTGGACGGTATGATTTCTCACTTCGAAAGCGTGATTTCCATGGGCCCTACAATCATATATAATGTTCCTTCGAGGACTGGTCAAGATATTCCTCCTCACGTGATTCAAACCTTGGCTCAAAGTGCTACCTTGGCCGGTGTCAAGGAGTGTGTTGGAAACGATCGGATCAAACAGTACACGGATGATGGCATTGTTGTGTGGAGTGGCAACGATGATCAATGCCATGATGCTAGATGGGGCTATGGTGCCACCGGAGTGATATCTGTCACCAGCAACCTTGTTCCTGGTTTGATGCGAGACATCATGTTTGCAGGGAAGAATCCAACATTGAATTCAAAGCTCCTTCCTCTGATGGACTGGCTTTTCCAGGAGCCAAACCCGATTGGTTTAAACACAGCTCTTGCCCAACTTGGGGTTGTCAGACCGGTTTTCAGGCTGCCGTACGTGCCGCTCCCTGCGGAGAAAAGGATTGAGTTTGTGAACTTGGTGAAGCAAATTGGCCGAGAGCATTTTGTTGGAGACAAAGATGTTCaggttcttgatgatgatgattttatcTTAGTTGGTCGATATTAG
- the LOC110269059 gene encoding putative disease resistance RPP13-like protein 1: MAAELVGGAFLSSFLNVLFDRLSDPAIINMMKGKKVDQKLLQKLETILSVVEAVLNDAEKKQISNPAVKRWLENLQDAVYDADDLLDEIASKAATRKDPPPGNFLSRFLNSQDREMVTRIEEIIARLQDIASHKDILGLEKISVKNMSGRIESTSLVQKSDVFVGRDQEREDIVNLLLDDSNDGKLSVIPIWGMGGIGKTTLVQWVFNDDRVQQKFDVKTLFCLLFFVSQGL; encoded by the exons ATGGCTGCTGAACTTGTTGGAGGagcttttctctcttcttttctcaaTGTTCTTTTTGACCGGCTGTCCGACCCTGCAATCATCAACATGATGAAAGGAAAGAAGGTTGATCAGAAGCTGCTTCAAAAGCTGGAGACCATTTTGAGTGTGGTTGAAGCTGTGCTGAATGATGCTGAGAAGAAACAGATTTCTAACCCTGCTGTCAAGAGGTGGCTTGAAAATCTCCAAGATGCTGTCTATGATGCTGATGACTTGCTGGACGAAATCGCCTCCAAAGCTGCCACTCGGAAGGATCCACCACCAGGTAACTTCCTGTCCCGCTTTCTCAATTCGCAAGATAGGGAGATGGTTACTAGGATTGAAGAAATCATTGCTAGACTACAAGATATTGCAAGTCATAAAGATATCCTTGGTCTAGAAAAGATTTCAGTGAAGAACATGTCAGGGAGAATTGAATCAACATCTCTTGTTCAAAAGTCTGATGTATTTGTTGGTAGGGACCAAGAGAGGGAGGATATAGTCAATTTGTTGTTGGATGATAGTAATGATGGTAAACTATCTGTGATCCCCATTTGGGGCATGGGTGGGATTGGAAAAACTACTTTGGTTCAATGGGTTTTTAATGATGACAGAGTGCAGCAAAAATTTGATGTTAAAAC GTTGTTTTGTTTATTGTTCTTTGTATCCCAAGGACTATGA